A single region of the Brachypodium distachyon strain Bd21 chromosome 3, Brachypodium_distachyon_v3.0, whole genome shotgun sequence genome encodes:
- the LOC100840940 gene encoding neurofilament heavy polypeptide, with translation MASYDDNETNLVEDEYDDLDDFIVGSEDGDNVAGEEDQDLPEAYEDEDEDQEEEEEEEEEEPPVGQQEILSFREQLKANARRKYQANAGSCSSSVQPPVNSTFGTFFGPSTPALAPRLIEAGCSSIMKDIQNVPSRKVAVPPASKTKPDASAHQQKPKIVTQEKRKVDTLRENRDYSNLFSDDADTPPMKEEPEIKPVVAPKSGVEVGGMKPTHSAGKKKVPATTTQPARASTGHGPIQSRVQSKVCSQVKRPLPNGRKTNNAVKNGSMSPKVMKSPVLQPSSNGQNLQRWMQSKKPLSSPAVQRQQSQIQRPPQQSQRQQNHALPSTQARKMSSSAQSQPPSQKGSVQSHDRPKLGQRQLAPSSKPQPSRANAVYGDQAKKKGAVKRKPREEDKAIQMIRSMFKYNPDKWAGRDEDDRGMEADYASIQKEERRSAKLARKEDVEQYQLIQEEERQERARKKRKQREQS, from the exons ATGGCGAGCTACGACGACAATGAAACCAAT CTAGTGGAGGACGAGTACGACGACCTTGATGATTTCATAGTCGGAAGCGAGGACGGCGATAATGTGGCCGGGGAGGAGGATCAGGACTTACCGGAGGCTtatgaggatgaggatgaggatcaggaagaagaggaagaggaagaggaggaggagcctccGGTTGGCCAGCAGGAGATCCTTTCCTTTAGGGAGCAATTAAAGGCCAATGCCAGGAGAAAATACCAGGCCAACGCCGGTAGCTGCTCATCGTCCGTGCAACCGCCGGTCAATTCCAC ATTTGGCACCTTCTTTGGGCCATCCACGCCTGCACTTGCTCCCAGACTCATCGAGGCAGGGTGCTCCTCGATAATGAAAGATATTCAGAACGTGCCGTCCAGA AAAGTTGCTGTGCCGCCGGCTTCCAAGACGAAGCCAGATGCAAGCGCCCACCAGCAGAAACCCAAAATTGTAACTCAG GAGAAACGAAAGGTTGATACGCTTCGAGAGAATCGGGACTACTCGAACCTCTTCTCTGACGATGCAGATACCCCACCAATGAAGGAAGAACCTGAAATTAAGCCTGTCGTGGCTCCTAAATCTG GTGTTGAAGTTGGTGGGATGAAACCGACGCATTctgctggaaaaaaaaaagtgcctGCAACTACAACCCAACCTGCCAGAGCATCCACGGGCCATGGACCCATCCAGAGTCGTGTGCAGAGTAAGGTGTGTTCTCAGGTGAAGCGGCCTCTGCCAAACGGGCGGAAGACGAATAATGCTGTCAAGAACGGATCCATGTCTCCGAAGGTCATGAAATCACCGGTGTTACAGCCATCCTCCAATGGACAAAACCTGCAGCGCTGGATGCAGAGCAAGAAGCCACTCTCGTCACCGGCTGTCCAGAGGCAGCAGTCACAAATCCAGCGACCACCGCAGCAGAGTCAGAGGCAGCAGAACCACGCCCTACCGTCGACGCAAGCCAGGAAGATGAGTTCTTCTGCCCAAAGCCAGCCGCCTTCCCAGAAGGGCTCTGTTCAGTCCCACGACAGGCCGAAGTTAGGACAGAGACAATTGGCTCCTTCCTCAAAACCACAG CCATCTCGAGCAAATGCAGTTTATGGCGATCAGGCAAAGAAAAAGGGTGCAGTGAAGAGGAAACCCAGGGAAGAGGACAAAGCTATTCAGATGATCAGATCCATGTTCAA ATACAATCCTGATAAATGGGCAGGCAGGGATGAAGATGATAGGGGCATGGAGGCAGATTATGCCAGCATACAGAAGGAAGAGAGAAGAAg TGCAAAACTTGCAAGAAAAGAGGATGTCGAGCAATATCAACTGATCCAGGAAGAGGAGCGGCAAGAGCGGgccaggaagaagagaaagcaaCGGGAGCAATCCTAG